Proteins encoded together in one Benincasa hispida cultivar B227 chromosome 1, ASM972705v1, whole genome shotgun sequence window:
- the LOC120090706 gene encoding EPIDERMAL PATTERNING FACTOR-like protein 3 isoform X2, which translates to MLSFLINNKVVWFFLLLLPGLISGSLDSKEAGKGVNEEAFYRGMRKIGSSPPSCEHKCYGCIPCEAIQVPTATNRHSHVGVQYTNYEPEGWKCKCGPSFYSP; encoded by the exons ATGCTCTCCTTCCTCATAAACAACaag GTCGTctggttttttcttttgttgctGCCAGGTCTTATTTCAGGCTCTTTGGATTCAAAAGAG GCTGGTAAAGGTGTAAATGAAGAAGCATTCTATAGAGGGATGAGGAAAATAGGGTCAAGTCCGCCGAGCTGTGAGCACAAATGCTATGGATGCATTCCATGTGAAGCCATTCAAGTGCCTACAGCCACCAACAGGCACAGCCATGTGGGGGTCCAATACACTAACTATGAGCCTGAGGGTTGGAAATGCAAGTGTGGCCCTTCCTTTTACAGCCCTTGA
- the LOC120090706 gene encoding EPIDERMAL PATTERNING FACTOR-like protein 3 isoform X1, with amino-acid sequence MKRTYWCFILILQLACWVSAAARTFAPNHALLPHKQQGLISGSLDSKEAGKGVNEEAFYRGMRKIGSSPPSCEHKCYGCIPCEAIQVPTATNRHSHVGVQYTNYEPEGWKCKCGPSFYSP; translated from the exons ATGAAAAGAACATACTGGTGTTTTATATTGATTCTGCAATTAGCCTGTTGGGTTTCTGCTGCAGCCAGAACTTTTGCTCCAAATCATGCTCTCCTTCCTCATAAACAACaag GTCTTATTTCAGGCTCTTTGGATTCAAAAGAG GCTGGTAAAGGTGTAAATGAAGAAGCATTCTATAGAGGGATGAGGAAAATAGGGTCAAGTCCGCCGAGCTGTGAGCACAAATGCTATGGATGCATTCCATGTGAAGCCATTCAAGTGCCTACAGCCACCAACAGGCACAGCCATGTGGGGGTCCAATACACTAACTATGAGCCTGAGGGTTGGAAATGCAAGTGTGGCCCTTCCTTTTACAGCCCTTGA